A single region of the Pseudomonas sp. GGS8 genome encodes:
- a CDS encoding MFS transporter, translating into MATYSLVIRRLMICSLTIVVSRAITSPLLTLFLSTKLGLNQQDVGLLLGIAVFIATLLALYGGYIIDRLEKRRLLILAMLSSAIGFVLLTFAENLYLTTATLVITETASALFLIGSKAILSENLPMGQRAKAFSLRYTLTNIGYATGPMLGVVIAGVYPIAPFLIAGGIAFFSIFLMSGIPRDPAQTPAIGQPQSFLKTLVTLKNDRTLIMFTFGCLLSTVVHGRFTLYLSQYLLVTHDSKRALETMAALLACNAISVILLQYQIGRFLKREQLRYWIVGGSSLFILGLIGFSLADGLVSWCIAMFIFTLGEMIIYPAEFLFVDTLAPEELRGSYYGAQNLAALGGALSPVICGFLLMHTPAPTMFYALSALTAMGGFLCFMSGRRVAILQK; encoded by the coding sequence GTGGCCACTTACTCCCTCGTTATCCGCCGGTTGATGATCTGCTCGCTGACCATCGTCGTCAGTCGCGCCATTACCAGCCCGTTGCTCACGCTATTTCTGAGCACCAAGCTTGGCCTCAACCAACAGGACGTCGGCCTGTTGCTCGGCATCGCGGTGTTCATCGCCACCTTGCTCGCGCTCTATGGCGGTTACATCATCGACCGCCTCGAAAAGCGTCGGCTGCTGATCCTGGCCATGCTGTCCAGCGCCATCGGTTTCGTGCTGCTGACCTTCGCCGAAAACCTCTACCTGACCACCGCGACCCTGGTGATCACCGAAACCGCCTCGGCGCTGTTTCTGATCGGGTCCAAGGCGATCCTCAGCGAAAACCTGCCCATGGGTCAGCGCGCCAAGGCCTTTTCGCTGCGCTACACCCTGACCAATATCGGCTACGCCACCGGCCCGATGCTCGGCGTGGTGATCGCCGGCGTGTACCCGATTGCCCCATTCCTGATTGCCGGCGGCATCGCGTTCTTCAGCATTTTCCTGATGAGCGGCATTCCCAGGGACCCGGCCCAGACACCCGCCATCGGCCAGCCCCAAAGCTTTCTCAAAACCCTGGTCACCCTGAAAAACGACCGCACGCTGATCATGTTTACCTTCGGCTGCCTGCTCAGCACCGTGGTCCACGGTCGCTTTACGTTGTACCTGTCGCAATACCTGCTGGTGACCCACGACTCCAAGCGAGCGCTGGAAACCATGGCCGCCCTGCTCGCCTGCAACGCCATCAGCGTGATCCTGCTGCAGTACCAGATCGGCCGGTTTCTCAAACGCGAACAACTGCGTTACTGGATTGTCGGCGGCAGCAGCCTGTTCATCCTCGGCTTGATCGGTTTCAGCCTGGCCGACGGCCTGGTGAGCTGGTGCATCGCAATGTTCATTTTCACCCTCGGCGAAATGATCATTTACCCGGCCGAATTCCTCTTCGTCGACACCCTGGCCCCGGAAGAACTGCGCGGCAGCTACTACGGCGCGCAGAACCTCGCAGCCCTCGGTGGTGCGCTGAGCCCGGTGATCTGCGGCTTCCTGCTGATGCACACGCCTGCGCCCACTATGTTCTATGCCCTGAGCGCGTTGACGGCGATGGGCGGTTTTCTCTGCTTCATGAGCGGTCGACGAGTTGCGATACTGCAAAAATAG